The genomic DNA taaatTTACTCTTCTTCATGATAAGGCTGAACATTTTGAGGAGCTTGGTAATTATTATTAGCTTTCGCCATTGAAGGGTAATTTCTGATCCCACTGGACATAGCCACAGAGAATCCCATCCCAGTACTGGGGGGCCGATTAGCTGCTGCTTGCTCCAGGGACTGCACCTGGGTCTTCAAGAATTTCACATAGTGAATTGCTTCATCCAACATGGAAGCGGTGTCCATTTTTGTCCCTCCAGGGACGAGTCTTTGCAGAATCCTTATTCTCTCGCTTATCCTTTCTCTCCTATGGCGAGCGGCGACGCTTTGAGGATCCTTGGATATCTTCACGTTCCTCCGCTTGGGGGGCTTCACCGCTTCTGGGTCTATGTGGATTGGCTGCATGGCCGCTATGCGGAAGATCATCTCCCTCATCGCCGCCATAGAATTCCGCTTCTGCGACGGCGTAGAAAATGCGTCTCTCCACCTCCCTGCGGTTGCGTTGGAATTAGATAACAAAGGATGATGTTGAAGTGGGGTGGTATTGGAGATAGAAACAGTACTGGACGGGAGGTTTCCAAATGGGGATGAAGCCATGTGTGGATTAACATCTATATAACGTGGCATGGCACCCATTTTGTGGCCGGCGCCGCTGCTCGCACCGGAAAACTCCGGCAGCTGTGGAAATTGATAAGTGATGTCGTTGTAGGCCTTGCTGAACTTGTCCAtctccatcatcatcaccatctccATCTGGTCGTCCGACGACTTTAACTGGCACATATCCATGGCTAGCTAGCTAATAAGCACTCTGTTAAAAAGATAACAAAGAGAAGAAACGGAGGTTAAAAAAGAGAAGTTAAAGACGGAGATGGCCAGATATGGATGGGGAAGACAAGAGAGAAGTCACAGAGGAAGAGTTTTATCAGAGTTCAGTGACGGAAAGAAATCTAAGGGTTTAGAGAGAAGAAGTGAAGGgaaacatataaattataaaataaatagtgataTCGGGAACAGACCATCAATCTAGTGGCCAGACTATATATAACAAGTGGTTGAATATTATATAGTAAAATAATCTAATAAtctaattcaatttttaaaaatgacatgcacatattttgttaatatatatatatagtttgaacgctcatcatttttctttttgtatgagATAACCTTATTTTATGGTTTGAACATAAAGTTAATTTAAAACAACCACATGATTATGCTACCTCGAAGAGCATCATAGAGCATGCATGCTAGCTCACTGGCGCATATTGATCATCTACACCATCAAACTTGTGGGCCAAACTCTTCAAGATATGATCAGCTGATCCACCAATCTATcggaatttaaaaaaaaattaaaaattaaaaaaaaaatagtaatttaatatgatattcaACTTTGATGTTCACCCAgaagaggtaaaaaaaaaaaaagacgaaagaaattggatatggagataAAATGGCCCACCAATGGAAGGGTTCAGATCTACCAACTGTTGGAGGGGAGTAGCAATACCATAAGTGCTTTAGATGGTGCATGAATCATATTTTCAGATGAAATATGGAAAAATGGAAATAGCATAAACTATACATTGAGTGGAAGTCAGTGGAACTGTTGGAGTCTAACTTTGCCTTAAAAATTCACTTTCTTTTAAGAAACCGTAGAGCCCCACGCACATGACAGGTGTCAGAAATCTCACCAGAGCCCTTTAAATGACACACTTTCCGGGTTGGCGGTGGGAATCCGGTGCCGTTGGATAGATGTATATATCGGAAAATGTACAGATGGCAATGGCCCAGTGGTAGACGCCTAGCTCGTGTTATATTCTCAACTTCTCTCATTATCCTAATTAATCTGCGGGCAGCTCCTCTCAATGCTCTCATTGCCAAAAGGGAACGCTTTCCGAGACGGATCAGGTTCTGATGCAACTTGCTTCATGTGCTGGAATTGCTAACCAACTTACCCAATTAGGCACCCTACTATTACTATTACTACCTCGATctcttccaaattttttttaaaaaataaaaatattttttctatattaaaagataattgtaattatctttctgtttgtttttttttagaacaaaataaaaattttattatatttttttcgtCTCACATGGATCCGCACATGTTGCAAGAAGTACATAGTTCAACCATCAATTAGTtctcaaaataaacaaaagagtATACTTCACAACAATGCTATTCTTCCGTGCCCCCTctttcaacaatatatatatatatatgctaggtGGTTTGGACTAATAgtctttacattttttattttttatttttacatgagAAGAAGGGTGTTTAATACAAGAGTAATTCTTAATACAATGTTGGAATTCCAAGGTCAATTTTCTATTTCCGATTAAAGAAAGTTTTAACTGCTGGAGAAAATACCGTTATTCGGGAAGAGACACCTAGGCAATGAAGCCGACACCGGACTCCAATTTCAGAAACTTCTCGTTATATATGGTTTTTAGGTaattttgattttcattacaaGTTGGAATTCAAAAGTGGACAACTGAATAATGAACGGTTTGTTCATCCTCAGCGTTCCGTCACCAAGACGTGGGCCTAGGTGTGGACCCCACTCAATGCATCCAGAGTGGACCCCTACTCACCTTATGATGATATGATGCAGACGTTGATAAGGAAACATCTTTGGTCGATATAGAACGCTAAGATGAAACGACAAGATTGGTTTTGCTCAGAGAAGTGTTTTAATTGACAATGTTGTCTTTGTTGCCACGCTACGGCTATATTAATTGATTccaaatcaaatattatatagTCCCTTATTATAAAGataaatagtatatatataaaataaggcGATTTATAAAAATACCTATAACTGTTATTAGactttataaatgattataaaaaagttttaaattgaataatcaTTTTTAAGTAATAGTACACATGAAGCCGGAGCTTTCTCCCATGACGTGATCTTAACGATGACCTTTTTAATAAGAGGAGATTGTAACACCTCGAGTCTATATTAGGAAGATAAATGGTGCACATAAAGTCTACATTGACATGGCCCTAAcgtctcatattgggaagatgagtagcTCATATAAGATCAACGTTGTTTACTTAAGTATTAGGTGAAATTGAACTTAATATATAAGTGATTATATGGAATGCTCAAAATTAAGTAATATTTTTGAGGTGATAATGCAGATATGACTAAAATCTTCTTTAGGTTGCTTTATAGATTATCCGTATGAAGTTGTTTTGTACACTTCCTTATTACTTTATTCCAACTTCTAGAGCTTCCCCAGGCCAGCTCAAGaggttaattataatttgtGAGAACAATATATATGCTTACTCATCTCAATATATCTGAGAAGTCCAAgcaagtaattaaaatactgcatgacaaaaacaaaaacaaaaacgtgCCTTAGATTTGATACGGAGCATGAACATAAACAATATGAATGACATTAATTTCATCGAATAAGATTCCTTACAATTATCCAACTTGCATtgcttttttggttttcttttgagCTTGGTAAGGCATATAAGCAAATATCTTGTAGCAACTCTATATTAATATTTAGGCTTATATACTGTTTCAAACTAtatgttatgattttttatatGCAGGATCGTAATATatagaaagaataaagaaaatcgTGGAAAGCAAAAGAGATCGATATGCCTCACTGCAGAATTGAAGTGAccttcctaattaattaattagacagATGAATGCACATGGGTTCTTTTTCCTGGTCTACATGTTATAAAAttgttaataatatatattattaacaaTTGTGTGTGTTATGTACTGATGCACATGTTGTTCTTATAAATTGTTTGTCATTTAATATGCTCGATCATATCAAttgtttatttcatatttatagGCCGGAGATGTGGCTAATGGTACAAGCTTTTCTACAAACACACAAAGATCTTCTTTCGCCAATCATGAAAATGGCAACAAACTAACGGGTAGTTTACATGGGATTAATTACAAAAGGATTTCTAATGATgttggattaatattatttgtcTTGTTTGATTTGCATTATGATACTTCTGTATTCACtcattgggttttttttttttttttttttttaatgatatgttttttttagagCTAGGCTGTTTCTGACTATAGAAACAGTTTTGGAgttctaaaaataaatgaataaatgatGGTGGGTGTGATTGGTAGTTGCGAGGTATAGTTATTAAGTAGTTAAATATGAAATATGTATGACGTGATCATGATGATTGTGAAGTTTCGTCTTGAGTATGAATTGTTTTTGGGTCTTGGAAACAAATGATGAGATTGATTGGTTGTTTAGTTGTATGAAATACTATACTTATTAAATGATTATGGAATATGGATGATATGACTATGATTGTGTATGTACGTGGAAATTGCTTCTTTCTCTATGATTTGAATTCTTGTTGTGTACTGATAATGTTAATAAATTATAccctaaattattatatattagattacttaactaatatatatgtttggtaCATATATGATGGTTTgtagtaaaatattttcttttctgataaaataaaataaataaataaataaataaaaagaaagaagaagaaaaaaaagagtaagaTCATTTGATGGGTAGGTAATACAAAATTTATATGGGCCTACTAAAATGTATAACAAACATTTCTTCAGCATACAATAGAGTCCAaaaaatttatgtagtattttggttgtattttgTACGAAACGATACCAAACTAGAACATCCTAAGAGTTTTGAAGTTTTAGTTTACAATGATTTGCTCAAAAACTCAGGTAGATTTAGTTTACTACAGAAGAATCTGGTACTTCTTGCTCAGTAAGTGCAACCTACGTATTGTGGAGCACCAAAAATCAGAAGGAAATTATTCAGTACGTGGATGATTCATAGCTTCAAACCAAAATTTCTTCCATATTGTAGACTAAGAAATATGTACGATCTGATGTCGTTTTCTGTATTAAATTGGAGATTAAATCCTTATCCTTTTCTGTTTCACTACCACGCTAGAGAGTAAATACTTGACAATACGTGTAGCATTCAATGTTAAGTATATACATATGAGTGAAAAACAATTAAGTCTCCGCCAATTGGAAACATATCATAAGAATGAGTTGTAATATAATAGAATTGAACCAAaacctattagcttaagtttttgggttgaCTAGTGTCCTAAAATGCTATATTACTTGTTCGGGAATAAACTCCCCAACAATAGTATAGATTTGGTATGGCTAGTAGTGTTGAACATGGCATTAGTATGGTGGACTCTCATGTGGTTCTTGATTTGTTGCTATCTAATATAGTAGAGTGAAATAAAGAAGCACATAAGTTGTATGTATAGTTATGAGTGTCGGGCTCTTGGTGATTGGTTAAAAGAACCTTCATTCAAAGATGAATGTAGTCATGTGGCGATTGACTCACACatgaaagaaatatatatatatatatatatatattgacatgtccacataagagggagCATgaagatttgaactaatgatcTCCGCTTTATAGAGTGTAGTTTCTACCCGATTAAACTATCctttgggagaaagaaagattAAAGTATACAAATGTGagtaaaaaacaataattaaatccCTCATTGAAAACGTATCATAAGAATGAGTAGTTAAACACACGCAATTAGGTTCAAACTCAAACTCATTGTCTATATTGCTAATAATATAGACAACAAAATTAAGATAAATTTCTATCCTTTTACGGCAAGATGGGTAATTTGATAAGGTTTACggtgaagagaagagagagagagagagagagagagagagttaaaaaGTGAGGGGGGAAAAGAAACATGTGTTGTTAATGTTAGGTGTTCCTGGTCATTCTTGTGGAAAagaccaaaagaaaaaccacCCCAGCGCCCTGATCTGAAAGCACTGTGGAGATCAAAGACAAGAAGTACCCAATCTCTTTCCCTTTTCTATCGATAGGATAacacttctttttttgtcaATAAGTCATGAATAAAGGACATGTTCTCTGAGAAGAGGTTCGATTGGATAAAAAGAAGCCAGAGAAGAGGGATCTTCATGTTGGGTTtgggtgggtttttttttttatttactttgcattatcattatcattatcatgTACGGTTGCACCACCTTATCCCCTCTCCCCCACATCACATttaaaatactatatatatattataatattattactgccaaaacaaccaaacaaatacGTCACCATAATTCTTGCTTCTCCCACTTTCTGTACTCTTCCAGTCTTCCTCCCTCATCGGGAACCGAAGGCAGTCCCAGAGcagggagaaaaaataataataataataataataaaatataatacaaatgGCCCCATCTCTCATctccttccttctttctttctctctctacatGATTTTCATCACTCTCTCTCAAGTTGGATGGTTTTCCTGTTACCTAATTTGTTCATGTCACTATGTCAGGCAGTCAAAGCATCTTGCCAGTTGTTTGGTTGAACCTTTGGTGGCGTCCATTTTTCACATTTGTGGTAGGTTTGGTCGGCCACACTAGTGTTACTGGTAATATTTGCTGAAACCAGTAGTACTGGTGGTCTCGCCGACTGGTTTTTGTTTATAAGAAGCAAATGTTCTTGGGATTGGATTCCTTCTATAATTGATGGGTTATTACATCCCATGCACTTGATTCATGACGTGTGATGACCTCATGATGAAACAGAATTTACCTTGCCGTACAAATTAGAAGCAAGGATCGAATTGCCTAACAGGCTGATCACTATGAAGAGACGGCAGATGCATCGTGCATGACCCctgatttaataataaaatgaacTGGGATCTTCTGCCCTTTTTTCTTGAAGCAGGGGATGTGAAAGGAGCTCTCtgtgataataaaataaaataaaataaataagtctACAGAAATTACGAGGGGATTacatattttgttaaaaatataactaagaATAATCCGAAACTTATATCAAGAGAAGTTTACCTTAATAATTTAAGGGTTTGGATTTGTGGTTTCAATACTTgggatttaaaaaataacgattttaaaacaTGCAAGACTTTTAAAATCGTAACTGAGCATTTAATAAAATCACGAGTTATTTAtcttaggggtgtcaaggcggttacggttagcggttattggcaataaccgctaaccgtaaccaccttagcggttagtagatttcactaaccgcaaccgctaaccgcttagcggttaacggttagcggttaaccgccggttagaggttagtgaaatagataaccgcctgCTAACcgatttttcaaaattgggcttctTGGgcatttttgggctttctttagagctttttgggcttcttttttttgggctttttgagaatttttgggctctttttttttttataccctctttacatttacttgtactttaaaaaaatttccttaaatattacgGGTCCAATTCACACTTTTAACTTACAAAATTACGGGTCCAAGActccaaacaaactcttaaacTCCATCACCAGCTAGTGGAGCGACTAATGAGTAATCGTCTCTTTACTCATTTTGCTTTCACGGTTGCAGTAGCCCATTAGCAACGTAGATGGGCCATTGGCCCATGGCAAACGTTCGCAGGGCATCACAAGTCACAACCATAGAAAACCCACTTCCATATTTTTGGTACAATCATAAACACGAACGTCTTGGACTCCCTCTCTAATGGAACCCCTACAACACCTAGAATTGAGATCTTTCTCTAGTTTAAATGTAAAagttagttatattaaaaaggtatttttgtccctttaaaaaataaaaagacaaaaatacctcacATATAATTAACCGAATATCATCCGATTCAAATAACTGGATAGGATCCTTTTCCACACCACCTTATACCCATTCGTCAAGGGCACAGATTTTGGGCTCAGTATGACATGGGCTTCGTGATCTACAGAGCAGTTTCATATTAAGTGAACAATAATTCTTTGTGTGTGGATAAGAATCTATTGAAAGATCTTAAAAACTTGTCACAATTCTAACATAATTtctaaaagggaaaaatgcaaaattagtccttgtgatttatttaatttgcaattaactcattgtagtatcaaaatgaactcaaagattcctaaagtatgccaaaaaaataatttagtctctacgATCAAATTTcattcactgacttaacagattatgataacatgaaacgttagaaccaataaaattgtaatacttgtcatatttaagtcagtgtcgcactaacaaaatttgttaaattagtggacaaaatttgactgtaggaactaaattattttttttggcatacttcgaggacctttaagttcattttgataccacaaggacttaattgtaaatcaggtaaaccacacagactaattttttatttttccctttctaaaaataaaaataagataatggTGTAAAGTGATTCAACATATGCAGGACGTCTTCTAATTCACTCAAAATCTAGATCAAACCTGTAAGAGAATGCATTATGCTGCAACTGAGTTCATCTCCCATGATTTTTGtacacaacaaaaataataaataaataattccaaAATGAGAATAGAAGgttgcaaaaaataaactaaaagaaaaatttatcagAACAACCATGTATTTGTGGTACCTTTCAAATTAACTCGGGAGCggttttggaaaataaaaacataaaaaaacatgtCTCACAGGGGATTCCCATTGGAGATTGCTGCTTGATCACCATCCAAAAGCTCATTTACACAGAATTGATGCATATTCTCATACATTGTTTTCCACTGCTGAACCATTTGCATAGATCTTCTACAATCACGCTTTACTCTTTCCATCTCCATCTCAGCGGCAGCAGAAGAACCTTGTTGCTGCAGGCAAACCGAACGAAAGGTCAGACGCAGGTTTCAGGTGCATGTGAGATCACACTATTTTGCATGGTAGGATACTAAAGATGCAACTACAAACGGTAACCACGCACACGCAACCATAAACACATGAATGACAATCAAGTGGATCAAAAACAGTTACTGAGCAATAAAAAAACCTGAagttctttgatttgattattgaTCACATGAGAACTTAAGTATGAATCATCCATTGATTTTCTGCAAGTAGACTGGAGACTAATGACAGTCTTAACATTGACATCTTCATCTGttgaattttcatatttatCCAGCGGAGGCGGTACTAATGACCCGTGCCTTCTCGAGGAAGATTGTGAAATTGGCCGAGAATTAAAATAGACTTCTTGTCTAACAACAAGAATATTGTTTACAGGACCTGTACAGCATAGAAGGGAAACAACAAAACATGAGTGAGATAACCACAAATTTCAGGAGTCAAAATCAGAAAGATTGTGTGGAGGCAGAGAGAGGTTATTGTCTTATTGATAACTTGCACCAAATGTAATATCATTCATATAGAACACACTTGAAAGCATAATTTTACATACAAACTTCCATACcctcaaaaaatttattgaaatacATACTTTAGATAGGGAAATGCTGCAAAATATCTCCAATGAAAAGGAATTTTACTTTACTCTTCACGTTGCATAACATTGAAAACTTCACTTGGAACCAGCTTAGGAAACAAATCTAGATTTAGAAACTAGGGGAAAATACATTCTGGCCCCTTAAATTACAACCACTTTTTCACTTGCATCACCAAACTTCAAAAAGTGGTATTTGGGTACCTCAAACTACCACTATATTAGAAAAAATCGTTAAATTCGATGGAAAAGTTGTCACGTGTAACACATGACCACATTGTGTCTTTCTTCCTAAAAaaccttaaataaaataaaaataaataaataaaaataaaaaaactaattaaaaaataaatgaaggaTGGCCGAAGCACCCCTTTGGCcaccctcaaaataaaaaatgagccATAATTGGTAATTTATATCCTCAACCAAAACTATTAGTTGAGGATACAAAGTAGTGTCTGCATTTTAGAGCACATTGTTTATTAACTGGCTAAAATCTGCAACAGAATGAATGGTACAAacataaaaacagaaaactatACATAGCCCCGAGTGATTAAGAAAAacgaataaataaataagaactaTAATCtgcaaa from Corylus avellana chromosome ca6, CavTom2PMs-1.0 includes the following:
- the LOC132185769 gene encoding transcription factor HEC2-like is translated as MDMCQLKSSDDQMEMVMMMEMDKFSKAYNDITYQFPQLPEFSGASSGAGHKMGAMPRYIDVNPHMASSPFGNLPSSTVSISNTTPLQHHPLLSNSNATAGRWRDAFSTPSQKRNSMAAMREMIFRIAAMQPIHIDPEAVKPPKRRNVKISKDPQSVAARHRRERISERIRILQRLVPGGTKMDTASMLDEAIHYVKFLKTQVQSLEQAAANRPPSTGMGFSVAMSSGIRNYPSMAKANNNYQAPQNVQPYHEEE